From the Bdellovibrio reynosensis genome, one window contains:
- the rmuC gene encoding DNA recombination protein RmuC, with protein sequence MTLIPILTFLAGAVVAGLIVYFKSKSQATVVIAQLQTELQVEKANQQSELQAEKGIMQAAFQTEKTDLQNEKAELQAELQAMIMKNDMLTESLKEQKSLMNEAQKQREELAKSMNVQFEVLAQKIFEEKSAKFTDQNHKNIAAIMEPLKERIKDFEKKVEETYSTERSERGVLRGELTKLMELNKVMSAETQNLTKALKGEVKTQGNWGELILENILERSGLRKGEEYIIQGTDLDLRGEDGQMLRPDVIVNLPDEKHLIVDSKMTLIAYEQYSSAETAEDQERTGKLHVEALKKHIDGLSEKKYHAADKLISPDFVILFMPLEPAFALAFKLKPELFQYAWERNVAIVSPTTLLATLRTVAALWKQDRQEKNALEIAKRGGLLYEKFAGLLKDLQNLGEKLGAAQKAHEDVIKKVSEGRGNLIDQVEDLKRLGAKTEKSLPQIETVTT encoded by the coding sequence ATGACTCTTATTCCTATTCTAACTTTTTTAGCCGGCGCCGTTGTTGCGGGATTGATCGTTTATTTTAAATCAAAGTCTCAAGCGACTGTCGTCATCGCGCAGCTGCAAACCGAACTTCAAGTTGAAAAAGCCAACCAACAGTCTGAGCTGCAAGCTGAAAAAGGCATCATGCAAGCTGCTTTCCAAACAGAAAAAACCGACTTACAAAATGAAAAAGCAGAACTTCAAGCAGAACTGCAAGCGATGATCATGAAGAATGACATGCTGACGGAAAGTTTGAAGGAACAAAAATCCTTAATGAACGAAGCACAAAAACAACGTGAAGAACTTGCTAAGTCCATGAACGTGCAGTTCGAAGTTTTAGCGCAAAAAATCTTTGAAGAAAAATCAGCGAAGTTCACTGATCAAAACCACAAAAACATCGCTGCGATTATGGAGCCACTTAAAGAGCGCATTAAAGATTTTGAAAAGAAAGTGGAAGAGACTTACTCGACAGAGCGTTCTGAGCGCGGTGTACTTCGTGGCGAATTAACTAAGCTGATGGAACTAAATAAAGTGATGTCAGCAGAAACTCAGAATTTAACTAAAGCCCTTAAAGGCGAAGTTAAAACCCAAGGCAACTGGGGCGAATTGATTTTAGAAAACATTCTAGAAAGATCCGGCCTAAGAAAAGGCGAAGAGTACATAATCCAAGGTACTGACCTAGATCTGCGTGGTGAAGATGGCCAAATGCTTCGTCCCGATGTGATCGTGAACCTGCCAGACGAAAAACATCTGATCGTCGATTCTAAGATGACTCTTATCGCTTACGAACAGTATTCATCTGCTGAAACTGCAGAAGACCAAGAACGCACAGGTAAACTGCACGTTGAAGCTTTGAAAAAGCATATCGACGGCTTATCTGAGAAGAAATATCACGCAGCTGATAAGCTGATCTCTCCAGATTTCGTAATTCTATTTATGCCGCTGGAACCAGCGTTTGCATTAGCGTTTAAATTAAAACCAGAACTTTTCCAATATGCGTGGGAAAGAAACGTAGCTATCGTCAGCCCAACAACGCTGCTAGCAACTTTAAGAACCGTCGCAGCTTTATGGAAACAAGATCGCCAAGAAAAGAATGCCCTTGAGATCGCGAAACGCGGAGGCCTTTTATACGAAAAATTTGCAGGCCTGTTGAAAGACCTGCAGAACCTTGGTGAAAAGTTAGGGGCCGCTCAAAAAGCCCACGAGGACGTCATTAAGAAGGTTTCTGAAGGGCGCGGTAACTTGATCGACCAAGTGGAAGATCTAAAACGTCTGGGCGCTAAAACCGAAAAGTCATTACCGCAAATCGAAACAGTCACAACTTAA
- the flgK gene encoding flagellar hook-associated protein FlgK has protein sequence MSKISAMMDTGKRSLMNSQTALQTTGHNIANKSTEGYSRQRVELTTNVPVSEGRLQIGMGAKASAVTRTNNPWLEKQIQKEGESMGFADSRADALSRVEQVYNEQANKGLNQYMTDFFNSFRELSNNPESLASRTMVRESGAAMAKDFGRVVGQLRNVQEDLDGQIITVVEEVNQIGKEIASLNEKIQMIEVQKTPANDERDRRDLLLKKLGEKIDITWAEGKDGQVTVTAGRTGILVSSSTANELKAAQTGDRDRVEIFYTGTGTPANITSQITGGRIGGALEVRDNIIEGLLGHVDKLAYTLAKEVNQAHIEGFDKNGRQGVLFFEMPEAVKGAASNISLNKTIANDVGRIAAGAQPGASGDNTVANVISSIQSRQVMDGTATLDDYYNTQVGQIGAVVQRSIKAQESQKNVMGQLNNIRESISGVSLDEETTKMIEFQKAYDASARLIRTADEMLDTVLNLKRM, from the coding sequence ATGTCGAAAATTTCGGCCATGATGGATACTGGTAAGCGATCGCTGATGAATTCTCAGACAGCGTTGCAAACTACTGGTCATAACATCGCCAATAAATCGACCGAAGGTTACTCTCGCCAAAGGGTAGAGTTGACCACGAATGTTCCTGTGTCTGAAGGTAGGCTTCAAATCGGTATGGGTGCTAAAGCCAGTGCCGTCACCCGCACCAACAATCCTTGGTTAGAAAAACAAATTCAAAAAGAAGGTGAAAGCATGGGATTCGCTGATTCCCGCGCTGATGCCTTAAGCCGTGTAGAGCAAGTTTATAACGAACAAGCCAACAAGGGTTTAAATCAGTACATGACTGATTTCTTTAACTCTTTCCGTGAACTTTCAAACAACCCAGAAAGCTTGGCTTCGCGTACGATGGTGCGTGAATCCGGTGCGGCTATGGCCAAAGATTTCGGCCGTGTCGTGGGTCAGCTTCGTAACGTGCAAGAAGACTTAGACGGTCAAATCATCACGGTTGTTGAGGAAGTGAACCAAATCGGTAAAGAGATCGCTTCGTTGAATGAAAAAATTCAGATGATCGAAGTGCAGAAAACTCCGGCCAATGACGAACGTGACCGTCGTGATCTTTTGCTTAAAAAATTAGGAGAGAAAATCGATATTACCTGGGCAGAAGGTAAAGACGGACAGGTGACAGTCACTGCGGGTCGCACTGGGATCTTAGTATCAAGCAGTACAGCCAATGAATTAAAGGCAGCACAAACAGGTGACCGTGACCGCGTAGAGATTTTCTATACAGGCACAGGAACTCCGGCGAATATCACTTCCCAAATCACGGGTGGTCGTATCGGTGGTGCTTTAGAAGTGCGTGACAATATTATCGAAGGTCTTTTAGGTCACGTTGATAAGTTGGCTTACACCTTAGCGAAAGAAGTGAATCAAGCCCATATCGAAGGTTTTGATAAAAACGGCCGTCAAGGCGTTCTGTTTTTCGAAATGCCTGAAGCGGTCAAGGGTGCGGCTTCTAACATCTCTTTAAATAAAACGATTGCTAATGACGTCGGCCGTATCGCTGCGGGCGCCCAGCCGGGTGCTTCAGGTGATAACACCGTAGCCAACGTGATTTCTTCTATCCAATCCCGTCAGGTGATGGATGGAACTGCCACACTAGATGACTACTACAATACTCAAGTGGGTCAAATCGGCGCGGTGGTGCAAAGATCCATCAAAGCGCAAGAATCCCAAAAGAACGTGATGGGTCAGCTTAATAATATTCGTGAAAGTATCAGCGGTGTTTCTTTGGATGAAGAGACAACGAAAATGATCGAGTTCCAAAAAGCTTACGATGCTTCAGCTCGTTTGATCAGAACTGCTGATGAAATGCTTGATACAGTTCTGAACTTGAAACGCATGTAA
- the csrA gene encoding carbon storage regulator CsrA, with amino-acid sequence MLVLTRKLGESIAIDDHIKIRVVQIKGKQVRLGIEAPKDTKIHREEVYVAIQDQNQQSANIPADKTRSVAKLLKP; translated from the coding sequence ATGCTGGTTCTCACACGGAAGTTGGGTGAAAGCATCGCTATCGATGACCACATCAAAATTAGAGTAGTACAAATCAAAGGGAAACAGGTCCGTCTAGGCATCGAAGCTCCCAAGGACACGAAAATTCACCGCGAAGAGGTGTACGTGGCCATTCAAGATCAAAATCAACAGTCGGCGAATATCCCTGCGGATAAAACCCGTTCTGTCGCGAAACTTCTTAAGCCATAA
- a CDS encoding flagellar basal body P-ring protein FlgI — translation MNKVFIFLALAAMFFFGSIEGAQAARLKDIASIRGVRENQLIGYGIVIGLKGTGDGKNEFMSKSMVRMLDKLGMKLDSPEFSSKNVAAVIVTATMPAFGKAGNPIDITVSAIGEASSLQGGTLLQTPLRAANEQVYAVAQGSILIGGDGKDSHVTVGRIPNGAQIERDMSADFSSRKMYRLTLINPDFTTAARSVLTINKELGGHYATAKDAGTIDIITPFAYENRGVELLATIESIEINPDMKARVVVNEKTGTIVIGDKVKISRVAISHGALSVKVGEGKKGSEEKVAVLESGVSVGELVQALNKLGVSPKDLITILQSIKAAGALHGELDVL, via the coding sequence ATGAATAAAGTTTTTATTTTCCTAGCATTAGCAGCTATGTTTTTCTTTGGCTCCATTGAAGGGGCGCAAGCTGCGCGCTTAAAAGATATCGCAAGCATCCGTGGTGTGCGTGAAAACCAATTGATCGGTTATGGTATCGTGATCGGTCTTAAAGGCACGGGCGACGGTAAAAATGAATTCATGAGTAAAAGTATGGTGCGCATGCTTGATAAGTTGGGCATGAAACTAGATTCACCAGAATTTTCTAGTAAGAACGTCGCTGCAGTTATCGTCACTGCCACAATGCCTGCGTTTGGTAAAGCGGGGAATCCAATTGATATCACAGTAAGTGCTATCGGTGAGGCGTCTTCACTGCAAGGTGGTACTTTATTGCAAACGCCACTAAGAGCAGCGAATGAACAAGTTTACGCTGTTGCCCAAGGATCTATTCTTATCGGTGGCGACGGCAAAGATTCCCATGTGACTGTGGGACGTATTCCTAACGGTGCGCAAATCGAAAGAGACATGTCAGCGGATTTTTCTTCTAGAAAAATGTATCGCTTAACTTTAATCAATCCTGATTTCACGACGGCCGCTCGTTCTGTTTTGACTATCAATAAGGAACTTGGTGGTCACTATGCGACAGCAAAAGACGCTGGAACAATTGATATCATCACTCCATTTGCCTATGAAAATCGTGGTGTTGAATTGCTTGCTACTATTGAGTCGATTGAAATTAATCCTGATATGAAAGCGCGTGTGGTTGTGAATGAAAAAACCGGCACAATTGTGATCGGTGATAAAGTTAAAATTTCACGCGTCGCAATTTCCCACGGAGCTTTATCTGTGAAAGTTGGTGAAGGTAAGAAAGGCAGCGAAGAAAAAGTCGCTGTGCTTGAAAGTGGTGTCAGCGTTGGGGAGTTAGTGCAAGCTTTGAACAAGCTTGGCGTCTCGCCAAAGGACCTGATTACTATACTTCAGTCCATCAAAGCAGCAGGAGCTTTGCATGGTGAACTAGACGTGCTGTGA
- a CDS encoding flagellar protein FlgN, which yields MDTTVERAFQKLEANLEELTKIYRSLLDIVRKEKELLLKADRISLEESNKLKEDLLFKLRAQDSLRSRYAMDLAGLIGADIENPRLLELAQKMAGSPAADRLRTQHSALDMLIKRITVINKENEEYANSALSTLNGAMNEIKETLSGKKTYEKKGGYKSGPQVSGNFVSKEA from the coding sequence ATGGACACAACTGTAGAAAGAGCTTTCCAAAAGTTAGAAGCTAATCTTGAAGAACTAACTAAAATCTACCGTTCACTTTTAGACATCGTTCGCAAAGAAAAAGAATTGTTACTTAAAGCGGATCGCATCTCTTTGGAAGAAAGCAACAAACTTAAAGAAGATTTGCTTTTCAAACTTCGCGCTCAGGATTCTTTGCGTTCCCGTTATGCCATGGACCTTGCGGGTCTTATCGGCGCTGATATTGAAAATCCTCGTTTGTTGGAACTTGCACAAAAGATGGCAGGCAGTCCAGCAGCAGATCGTTTGCGCACTCAGCATTCCGCTTTGGACATGTTGATCAAACGCATCACTGTAATTAACAAAGAAAATGAAGAATATGCGAACTCCGCACTCAGCACTCTCAACGGAGCGATGAACGAAATCAAAGAAACTCTTTCTGGCAAAAAAACCTATGAGAAAAAAGGCGGCTACAAAAGCGGTCCTCAGGTGTCAGGAAACTTTGTAAGTAAAGAAGCGTAA
- the flgM gene encoding flagellar biosynthesis anti-sigma factor FlgM has translation MKITHNKVGQNLNLTDSSKSDKASGVNNKAAGVTNNKADALSSSSLGESSKVELSPRAQEAKRIKELAMSAPDVDEAKVAKFRKLIDEGKYNVDAKAIADKMVDEHLEF, from the coding sequence ATGAAGATCACGCACAATAAAGTCGGTCAAAATTTGAATCTTACTGATTCTTCGAAATCCGACAAAGCAAGCGGAGTGAATAACAAAGCTGCTGGTGTGACTAACAACAAAGCTGACGCTTTATCTTCATCATCTCTTGGAGAGTCTTCTAAAGTTGAACTGTCTCCTCGTGCGCAAGAGGCTAAACGCATTAAAGAACTAGCAATGTCTGCACCTGACGTTGATGAAGCAAAGGTTGCAAAGTTCCGTAAACTTATCGATGAAGGTAAGTATAATGTAGACGCCAAAGCCATCGCCGATAAAATGGTTGATGAACACTTAGAATTCTAA
- the menC gene encoding o-succinylbenzoate synthase MenC: protein MIKIFYSPYTLKPVQSLNAVSSSNGREGLLLKISWNEQVTGYADLHPWPELGDPPLEDQMSALRDGKMTAQIEQAFWLARRDGLARKDRKNLFDSGEKIRNNFLLSDFKTLKPGFLDGLKKENFTTIKIKVGRDLDEEADVLAHVTAAGLKIRLDFNGVGNWQIFEKFIGNLNPRIRLAIDYVEDPFAYDTDAWMEAKKLTKIAVDNQYDKVPWDKLKEVPFNVVVIKPAKMDVDKAIERVLKWNLGASVTSYMDHPVGVVHAAAIASELKKKHGDIILEAGCLTHRLYQMDSFAAELSTQGPFLLKPKGTGIGFDRLLESLPWHQLKMR from the coding sequence TTGATTAAGATTTTTTATAGCCCTTACACTTTAAAGCCAGTGCAATCTTTAAATGCAGTTTCTTCCAGCAACGGGCGGGAGGGTTTGCTTCTAAAGATTTCCTGGAATGAGCAGGTAACGGGTTATGCGGATCTTCATCCTTGGCCTGAATTGGGCGATCCACCGTTAGAAGATCAAATGTCTGCTTTGCGTGACGGTAAAATGACGGCCCAAATTGAACAAGCATTCTGGCTAGCACGCCGTGATGGGTTAGCTCGCAAAGATAGGAAAAATCTTTTTGATAGCGGCGAAAAAATTCGTAACAACTTTTTGTTGTCGGACTTTAAAACCTTGAAACCAGGTTTTTTGGACGGACTTAAAAAAGAAAACTTCACGACAATTAAAATTAAAGTAGGTCGTGATCTAGATGAAGAAGCTGATGTCCTTGCCCACGTCACGGCAGCAGGTCTTAAAATTCGTTTGGATTTTAATGGGGTTGGTAATTGGCAGATCTTTGAAAAATTCATCGGCAATTTAAATCCACGCATTCGTTTGGCCATCGATTATGTCGAAGATCCTTTTGCGTACGATACTGATGCTTGGATGGAAGCTAAGAAGCTTACAAAAATTGCAGTCGACAATCAGTATGACAAAGTGCCTTGGGATAAGCTTAAAGAAGTCCCGTTTAATGTCGTGGTGATTAAGCCTGCTAAGATGGACGTAGATAAAGCGATCGAGCGTGTTCTGAAATGGAACCTTGGTGCTTCAGTCACAAGTTACATGGATCATCCAGTGGGTGTGGTTCATGCGGCGGCCATCGCTTCTGAACTTAAGAAAAAACATGGGGATATCATCCTGGAAGCAGGTTGTTTAACCCATCGACTTTATCAAATGGATTCTTTTGCCGCCGAACTTTCTACCCAAGGGCCATTCTTATTGAAACCCAAAGGGACTGGCATTGGCTTTGATCGTCTGCTAGAAAGTCTGCCATGGCATCAACTCAAAATGCGTTAG
- a CDS encoding rod-binding protein, with amino-acid sequence MSNVGNSGNNNGNFKAFDSKFLPKPVQKTPDQKLREVSDMYEKHFLREMMKAMRSTVHEGGIIKANSAEKIFKEQLDDQYVEKWSDRGGIGLSDMIYKQLMDKFGVMMGMKAPVVKPQGPLPLDKTSEYRAQPFQHPGKKQSVSYRIDRNLNEATLANVNAENSREPVKAPWDGVLLGKRSLADNQTLVEVGHDNGLKSQMVFKGALSNLSTGDKLQAGDTLGFLSNEAKSLYWTVEAGPETVSE; translated from the coding sequence ATGAGTAATGTTGGAAATTCTGGTAATAACAACGGCAACTTCAAAGCGTTTGATTCTAAATTTTTGCCTAAGCCTGTTCAGAAAACTCCGGATCAGAAACTTCGTGAGGTTTCTGATATGTATGAGAAGCATTTTCTTCGTGAGATGATGAAGGCTATGCGTTCTACGGTGCATGAAGGTGGAATTATTAAGGCTAATTCTGCAGAGAAAATTTTTAAAGAGCAGCTTGATGATCAGTATGTTGAAAAATGGTCTGATCGTGGTGGTATTGGCCTTTCTGACATGATCTACAAACAGCTTATGGATAAGTTCGGGGTTATGATGGGGATGAAAGCTCCTGTTGTTAAACCTCAAGGGCCTTTGCCTCTTGATAAAACTTCTGAATATCGTGCGCAGCCGTTTCAACACCCTGGTAAGAAGCAGTCGGTTTCCTATCGCATCGATAGAAATTTGAACGAAGCCACGCTTGCAAATGTGAATGCGGAAAATTCTCGTGAACCTGTGAAAGCCCCGTGGGACGGGGTTTTGCTGGGGAAGCGTTCTTTAGCTGATAATCAAACTCTTGTAGAAGTTGGCCACGACAATGGTCTTAAAAGCCAAATGGTTTTTAAAGGTGCGCTGTCTAATCTTTCGACAGGGGATAAACTGCAAGCTGGCGACACTCTTGGGTTTTTGTCGAATGAAGCTAAATCACTCTACTGGACAGTGGAAGCTGGACCAGAAACTGTCTCAGAATGA
- the menA gene encoding 1,4-dihydroxy-2-naphthoate octaprenyltransferase: MRRKRNMTSASQIKSILLAFRPKTLTAALVPCVAGTALVRAIGLEWDGWVLFYALLASFLIQIGTNLVNDAVDFKKGADTEKRIGPQRITQAGILSANQVMALGSLCFLLAVLCGIPLVLKGGWVIVAIGVASVLMGYSYTAGPFPLAYLGLGDLFVILFFGLLAVMGIVFLNIGRWLQEAFVLGLQIGLHATVLIAINNLRDRSGDALVNKKTLAVRFGVKFSRYEIASLCFLPFVLNIYWWTEGYKIPAILSMFALPLAIKISKNVFRTEPGPAYNKFLGQAAGLHLLFGLLLAIGFAL; the protein is encoded by the coding sequence ATGCGACGCAAAAGAAATATGACTTCAGCCAGCCAAATAAAAAGTATTCTCCTCGCTTTTCGACCTAAAACATTGACGGCAGCCCTGGTCCCTTGTGTGGCGGGAACAGCATTAGTTCGCGCCATTGGCCTTGAGTGGGACGGATGGGTTTTGTTCTACGCCTTGCTGGCATCATTCCTTATTCAAATCGGCACAAACTTAGTTAACGATGCGGTGGATTTTAAAAAAGGGGCTGACACTGAAAAACGCATCGGTCCTCAGCGCATCACCCAAGCAGGCATCTTATCCGCTAATCAGGTGATGGCCCTAGGCAGTCTTTGTTTCTTGCTCGCCGTTCTTTGTGGCATTCCGCTAGTTTTAAAAGGCGGGTGGGTGATTGTCGCCATCGGAGTCGCTTCAGTTTTAATGGGCTACTCATACACCGCAGGTCCTTTCCCTTTAGCTTATCTTGGCTTGGGTGACCTATTCGTGATCCTTTTTTTTGGATTGCTAGCGGTTATGGGAATCGTATTTTTAAACATCGGTCGCTGGTTGCAAGAAGCCTTTGTCTTGGGACTGCAGATCGGCTTACATGCGACGGTTCTAATTGCCATTAATAATCTGCGTGATCGCAGCGGTGATGCTTTGGTGAATAAGAAAACCTTGGCCGTTCGTTTTGGCGTTAAGTTCTCTCGCTATGAAATCGCCAGCCTTTGCTTCCTGCCTTTTGTGCTAAATATCTATTGGTGGACTGAAGGGTACAAAATTCCGGCCATACTTTCGATGTTTGCTTTGCCTTTAGCGATAAAAATCTCAAAAAATGTTTTCCGTACCGAGCCAGGGCCTGCGTATAATAAATTTCTAGGGCAAGCAGCGGGTCTGCATCTGCTCTTTGGACTTTTATTAGCGATAGGATTTGCTCTTTGA
- the flgL gene encoding flagellar hook-associated protein FlgL — protein MRIADKMAFNQVNQNLAKNRSDMADLQNQAATQKRINKPSDDPLASARVLAARTEERGNSQFIKNINNAKSFLEFTDQSLGELSDMLVRAKELAVQAASDASGNSESRMVTASEIGQIFNQSVAVGNRKLGERYVFSGYKTQTPAFTPTGEYQGDDGDMKIQTQKDSFIAMNVAGNKVFLGRGLSEDGIVRQTQVTPTNVDDLKNFQNHEKERVEINKEIEANFIQTRGPASVSGRRNDLSDQKDPVTGGTGVNIFTTLKDLEISLRTNDKEGIQASLDTLDDAISQVVLARSEVGSRIMAVNSTMDSLQKAVVDNKVTASQLEDADVFQVISDINKTDSTLKATLETSGKMIQPSLLDFLR, from the coding sequence ATGAGAATTGCAGATAAAATGGCTTTCAATCAAGTGAATCAGAATCTGGCGAAGAATCGCTCGGATATGGCTGACTTGCAAAACCAAGCTGCGACTCAAAAGCGTATTAACAAACCTTCTGATGATCCTTTAGCCTCGGCCCGTGTTCTTGCAGCCCGCACTGAAGAGCGTGGGAATTCCCAATTTATTAAAAACATCAACAACGCAAAATCTTTCTTAGAGTTCACCGATCAATCGTTGGGTGAATTGTCAGATATGTTAGTGCGTGCAAAAGAATTGGCTGTGCAAGCGGCCAGTGATGCCAGCGGTAACTCTGAAAGCCGTATGGTGACTGCTTCCGAAATTGGCCAGATTTTTAATCAATCTGTGGCTGTCGGAAATCGCAAATTGGGTGAACGTTACGTTTTTAGTGGTTATAAAACTCAAACTCCAGCATTTACGCCAACCGGTGAATACCAAGGTGATGATGGAGACATGAAGATTCAAACCCAAAAAGATTCTTTCATTGCCATGAACGTTGCTGGCAATAAGGTTTTCTTGGGTCGCGGTTTAAGTGAAGATGGCATTGTTCGTCAGACACAAGTGACGCCGACAAATGTTGATGATCTTAAAAACTTTCAAAATCATGAAAAAGAACGCGTAGAGATTAATAAAGAAATCGAAGCCAACTTTATTCAAACCCGTGGTCCCGCTTCCGTTTCTGGTCGTCGCAATGATCTTTCTGATCAAAAAGACCCGGTGACAGGTGGAACGGGCGTGAATATTTTCACGACTCTTAAGGATTTAGAGATTTCTTTACGTACCAACGACAAGGAAGGTATCCAGGCATCCCTAGATACCCTGGACGACGCTATTTCCCAGGTGGTCCTAGCTCGTTCCGAAGTTGGGTCCAGAATTATGGCAGTTAATAGCACCATGGACTCTCTGCAAAAAGCCGTGGTGGACAATAAAGTGACTGCTTCCCAATTGGAAGATGCCGATGTTTTCCAAGTTATTTCAGACATTAATAAGACCGATAGCACCTTAAAAGCTACGCTGGAAACGTCTGGAAAGATGATTCAGCCAAGCCTTCTTGACTTTCTAAGATAA
- a CDS encoding flagellar basal body L-ring protein FlgH, protein MRNLNLKSILKYSLAYTVLGLVTGCATFDALVNGPQENPSLENIKTAPRYSDNQNMGVPTDRNYKRMTKNRLEEESDLGANAGSTWVMEGQGAYLFAQNKMRKEGDLLNVKMDGPAMKQVETKVSVIKKLLKQLEEQEQQQLNNSLAANATGDRAPASAEAKKPEAPKADEKEDKASLDEIKSIPTRLVEKLADGNYRVKGQQPFMIGKREYKVIVTGLIRPEDFNDEGISSDKLLDPQYDVVSLRRNKTNE, encoded by the coding sequence ATGAGAAATCTCAACCTAAAATCTATTTTAAAATATTCCCTGGCTTATACAGTTTTAGGACTTGTTACAGGTTGCGCCACTTTTGATGCCTTGGTGAATGGCCCCCAGGAAAATCCAAGCTTAGAAAATATCAAAACAGCTCCTCGCTATTCTGATAATCAGAACATGGGTGTGCCGACAGATCGTAACTATAAACGTATGACTAAAAATCGTCTGGAAGAAGAGTCAGATCTTGGCGCCAATGCCGGTTCTACTTGGGTGATGGAAGGTCAAGGTGCTTACCTATTTGCGCAAAACAAAATGCGTAAAGAAGGTGACCTTTTGAATGTAAAAATGGATGGACCTGCGATGAAGCAGGTTGAAACCAAAGTTTCTGTTATTAAAAAATTGTTGAAGCAATTGGAAGAACAAGAGCAGCAACAGTTAAACAACTCGTTGGCAGCAAACGCCACTGGCGACAGAGCCCCAGCTTCAGCAGAAGCAAAAAAGCCTGAAGCACCTAAAGCAGATGAGAAAGAAGACAAAGCAAGTTTGGATGAAATTAAAAGCATTCCAACTCGTTTAGTAGAAAAATTGGCTGATGGAAATTACCGCGTGAAAGGTCAACAACCTTTCATGATCGGAAAACGTGAATACAAAGTGATCGTTACCGGTCTTATCCGTCCTGAGGATTTTAACGACGAAGGAATCTCTTCGGATAAACTTCTTGATCCTCAATACGACGTGGTCAGCCTTAGAAGGAACAAAACCAATGAATAA
- the fliW gene encoding flagellar assembly protein FliW codes for MIISTSRFGQVELKAEDILTFNEGLLGFADLRKFVLLDDPNDEIFAWLQSCEAPAIAFPVLEPELFAPQYKATLTKSDLEAVKLTSQDKARYFSIVTIPDDPTQMTANLKAPVVVNVAERIARQCVLQDNNLAIREPIFTKLQQRVVQNPAVAIKNQSSGIDVATKLTVVKDAEL; via the coding sequence ATGATCATTTCGACGTCGCGCTTCGGCCAAGTTGAGTTGAAAGCAGAAGATATTCTGACGTTCAACGAAGGTCTTTTGGGCTTCGCAGATTTGCGTAAGTTCGTTCTTCTCGATGATCCGAATGATGAGATCTTTGCTTGGTTGCAGAGCTGTGAAGCCCCTGCAATTGCGTTCCCGGTTCTTGAGCCTGAACTGTTTGCTCCTCAATACAAAGCGACACTTACTAAATCTGATCTAGAGGCTGTGAAGCTTACTAGCCAAGATAAAGCTCGTTATTTTTCAATCGTGACTATCCCAGATGATCCGACTCAAATGACTGCGAACTTGAAAGCTCCGGTTGTTGTGAATGTGGCAGAGCGTATCGCTCGTCAATGCGTGCTTCAGGATAACAATCTTGCTATACGTGAGCCTATCTTCACGAAGCTTCAACAACGTGTTGTGCAGAATCCTGCAGTGGCAATCAAAAACCAATCTTCTGGTATTGATGTGGCTACGAAACTTACTGTTGTTAAAGACGCTGAGCTTTAA